The following are from one region of the Klebsiella aerogenes genome:
- the pth gene encoding aminoacyl-tRNA hydrolase produces MTIKLIVGLANPGAEYAATRHNAGAWYVDLLAERHRAPLREESKFFGYTSRINFAGEDVRLLVPTTFMNLSGKAVAAMATFYRINPDEILVAHDELDLPPGVAKFKLGGGHGGHNGLKDIISKLGNNPNFHRLRVGIGHPGDKNKVVGFVLGKPPASEQKLIDEAVDEAARCTEVWLKDGLTKATNRLHAFKAQ; encoded by the coding sequence GTGACGATAAAACTGATTGTCGGCCTGGCCAATCCCGGTGCGGAATACGCAGCGACGCGGCACAACGCCGGCGCCTGGTACGTAGATTTACTGGCGGAGCGTCACCGCGCGCCGCTGCGTGAAGAGAGCAAATTCTTCGGCTATACCTCGCGCATCAACTTTGCCGGGGAAGACGTGCGTCTGCTGGTGCCGACCACCTTTATGAACCTTAGCGGCAAGGCCGTGGCGGCCATGGCCACCTTCTACCGTATTAATCCGGATGAAATTCTGGTCGCCCACGACGAGCTAGATTTACCGCCCGGCGTCGCCAAATTTAAACTCGGCGGCGGACACGGCGGCCACAACGGCCTGAAGGACATCATCAGTAAACTCGGCAATAACCCGAACTTTCACCGCTTACGCGTCGGAATAGGCCATCCGGGCGACAAAAATAAAGTTGTCGGCTTCGTGCTGGGTAAACCACCGGCCAGCGAACAGAAGCTGATTGACGAAGCGGTTGACGAAGCGGCGCGCTGCACCGAGGTCTGGCTGAAAGACGGATTGACCAAAGCAACCAACCGTTTGCATGCCTTTAAAGCGCAATAA
- the ychH gene encoding stress-induced protein YchH — protein MKRRNASLLGNILMGLGLVVMVVGVGYSILNQLPELNLPQFFAHGAVLSIFVGAVLWLAGARVGGHERVTDRYWWVRHYDKRCRRDQHRHS, from the coding sequence ATGAAACGCAGAAACGCTTCGTTACTCGGTAACATACTGATGGGTTTAGGGTTGGTCGTGATGGTTGTCGGCGTTGGTTATTCTATTTTAAACCAACTTCCGGAACTTAATCTGCCGCAATTCTTCGCTCATGGTGCGGTGTTAAGTATTTTCGTCGGTGCGGTATTGTGGCTGGCGGGCGCCCGTGTCGGCGGCCATGAAAGAGTCACCGACCGTTACTGGTGGGTCCGCCACTATGATAAACGCTGCCGCCGCGACCAGCATCGCCACAGCTAA
- the dauA gene encoding C4-dicarboxylic acid transporter DauA: MNKLFSSHVMPFRALIDACWKEKYTASRFTRDVIAGITVGIIAIPLAMALAIGSGVAPQYGLYTSAVAGIVIALTGGSRFSVSGPTAAFVVILYPVSQQFGLAGLLVATLMSGIFLILFGLARFGRLIEYIPLSVTLGFTSGIGITIGTMQIKDFLGLQMVHVPEHYLQKVGALAMALPTINIGDAAIGVVTLGILIFWPRLGIRLPGHLPALLAGCAVMGIVNLLGGHVATIGSQFHYILADGSQGNGIPQLLPQLVLPWDMPGSDFTLSWASLQALLPAAFSMAMLGAIESLLCAVVLDGMTGTKHKANSELIGQGLGNIVAPFFGGITATAAIARSAANVRAGATSPISAVIHALLVILALLILAPLLSWLPLSAMAALLLMVAWNMSEAHKVINLLRHGPKDDIIVLLMCMSLTVLFDMVIAISVGIVLASLLFMRRIARMTRLAPVNVDVPEDVLVLRVIGPLFFAAAEGLFTDLESRLEGKRIVVLKWDAVPVLDAGGLDAFLRFVQRLPEGCELRVSNLEFQPLRTLARAGVQPIPGRLSFYPDRNAALADI, translated from the coding sequence GTGAATAAATTATTTTCCTCACATGTGATGCCTTTCCGCGCCCTCATCGACGCTTGCTGGAAAGAAAAATACACTGCATCGCGCTTCACCCGCGATGTGATTGCCGGGATAACCGTCGGGATTATTGCTATCCCGCTGGCGATGGCGTTGGCAATAGGTAGCGGCGTGGCGCCGCAGTATGGTCTGTACACCTCGGCGGTCGCGGGGATTGTGATCGCTCTGACCGGCGGTTCGCGCTTTAGCGTCTCCGGCCCCACCGCGGCATTTGTGGTGATCCTCTATCCGGTATCGCAACAGTTTGGCCTTGCAGGCCTGCTGGTGGCGACGCTGATGTCGGGTATTTTCTTAATCCTTTTCGGCCTCGCCCGTTTTGGCCGCTTGATTGAATATATTCCGCTGTCGGTCACCCTCGGCTTTACCTCCGGTATCGGTATCACCATCGGTACCATGCAAATTAAAGACTTCCTCGGCCTGCAGATGGTGCACGTACCGGAGCACTATCTGCAGAAAGTCGGCGCGCTGGCGATGGCGCTGCCGACGATCAACATTGGTGACGCGGCTATCGGCGTCGTCACGCTCGGCATTCTCATCTTCTGGCCGCGGCTGGGCATCCGCCTGCCGGGGCACCTGCCCGCATTACTGGCCGGTTGTGCGGTGATGGGTATCGTCAATCTGCTCGGCGGCCACGTGGCGACCATCGGTTCCCAGTTCCACTACATACTCGCCGACGGCAGCCAGGGTAACGGTATCCCGCAGCTACTGCCGCAATTGGTGCTGCCGTGGGATATGCCAGGTTCTGATTTCACTCTGAGCTGGGCTTCGCTGCAGGCGCTGCTACCTGCCGCCTTCTCCATGGCGATGCTCGGCGCCATTGAATCCCTACTCTGCGCCGTGGTGCTCGACGGCATGACCGGCACCAAGCACAAAGCCAACAGCGAGCTGATCGGCCAGGGGCTGGGCAATATCGTCGCACCGTTCTTCGGCGGTATTACCGCGACTGCGGCGATTGCCCGTTCCGCGGCTAACGTGCGCGCCGGAGCAACATCGCCAATCTCGGCGGTGATCCACGCGCTACTGGTGATCCTCGCGTTACTGATCCTCGCGCCGCTGCTCTCCTGGCTGCCGCTCTCGGCGATGGCCGCCCTACTGCTGATGGTGGCATGGAACATGAGTGAAGCGCATAAGGTGATCAACCTGCTGCGCCACGGACCGAAAGACGACATCATCGTCCTGCTGATGTGTATGTCGTTGACCGTGCTGTTTGATATGGTCATCGCCATTAGCGTCGGTATCGTGCTGGCATCGCTGCTATTTATGCGTCGCATCGCGCGCATGACGCGCCTCGCGCCGGTTAACGTTGATGTACCGGAGGATGTGCTGGTGCTGCGGGTTATCGGGCCGCTGTTCTTTGCCGCCGCGGAAGGGTTGTTTACCGATCTCGAAAGCCGGCTTGAGGGAAAACGCATTGTGGTGCTGAAGTGGGATGCGGTGCCGGTACTGGACGCCGGTGGTCTTGACGCCTTCCTGCGCTTTGTTCAACGCCTGCCGGAAGGCTGTGAATTACGGGTATCGAATCTCGAGTTCCAGCCGCTGCGCACCCTGGCGCGCGCAGGCGTCCAACCCATCCCCGGACGCCTGAGTTTCTACCCTGACCGCAATGCGGCGCTGGCGGATATCTGA
- the prs gene encoding ribose-phosphate diphosphokinase, whose product MPDMKLFAGNATPELAQRIANRLYTSLGDAAVGRFSDGEVSVQINENVRGGDIFIIQSTCAPTNDNLMELVVMVDALRRASAGRITAVIPYFGYARQDRRVRSARVPITAKVVADFLSSVGVDRVLTVDLHAEQIQGFFDVPVDNVFGSPILLEDMLQLNLDNPIVVSPDIGGVVRARAIAKLLNDTDMAIIDKRRPRANVSQVMHIIGDVAGRDCVMVDDMIDTGGTLCKAAEALKERGAKRVFAYATHPIFSGNAIQNIKNSVIDEFVVCDTIPLTPEIKALDKVRTLTLSGMLAEAIRRISNEESISAMFEH is encoded by the coding sequence GTGCCTGATATGAAGCTTTTTGCTGGTAACGCCACCCCGGAACTAGCACAACGTATTGCCAACCGCCTGTACACTTCTCTTGGCGACGCCGCTGTAGGTCGTTTTAGCGACGGCGAAGTCAGCGTACAAATCAACGAAAACGTACGCGGTGGTGATATTTTCATCATCCAGTCCACTTGTGCTCCCACCAACGACAACCTGATGGAGTTGGTTGTTATGGTTGATGCCCTGCGTCGCGCTTCTGCAGGCCGTATCACCGCGGTAATCCCTTACTTCGGCTATGCCCGTCAGGACCGTCGCGTACGTTCTGCGCGTGTGCCTATCACCGCGAAAGTCGTCGCTGACTTCCTGTCCAGTGTCGGCGTTGACCGCGTGCTGACCGTTGACCTGCACGCCGAACAGATTCAGGGCTTCTTCGATGTTCCTGTTGATAACGTCTTCGGTAGCCCAATCCTGCTGGAAGACATGCTGCAACTGAATCTGGACAACCCGATCGTGGTTTCTCCGGACATCGGCGGCGTCGTCCGCGCCCGCGCTATCGCCAAACTGCTGAACGATACCGACATGGCTATCATCGACAAACGCCGTCCGCGCGCTAACGTTTCCCAGGTGATGCACATCATCGGCGACGTTGCTGGCCGTGACTGCGTGATGGTTGATGACATGATCGATACCGGCGGCACCCTGTGTAAAGCCGCGGAAGCGCTGAAAGAGCGCGGCGCGAAACGCGTATTCGCCTACGCAACGCACCCGATCTTCTCCGGCAATGCTATCCAGAACATTAAAAACTCTGTGATTGATGAATTCGTCGTCTGCGATACCATTCCGCTGACGCCGGAAATCAAAGCGCTGGATAAAGTCCGTACCCTGACGCTGTCTGGTATGCTGGCCGAAGCGATTCGTCGTATCAGCAACGAAGAATCAATTTCTGCTATGTTCGAGCACTAA
- the ispE gene encoding 4-(cytidine 5'-diphospho)-2-C-methyl-D-erythritol kinase: MSRWPAPAKLNLFLYITGQRADGYHTLQTLFQFLDYGDTLTIEPRRDGKLRLLTPVDGVPDEENLIIRAARLLMTAAESHGQLPAGSGADIRIDKRLPMGGGLGGGSSNAATVLVALNHLWGCGLSEDELATLGLQLGADVPVFVRGHAAFAEGVGEILTPVDPPEKWYLVAHPGVSIPTPIIFRDPDLPRNTPSRSINTLLNCEFGNDCEVIARKRFREVDATLSWLLEYAPSRLTGTGACVFAEFDTESAARQVLEKAPEWLQGFVARGINVSPLKQALLK, from the coding sequence ATGAGTCGCTGGCCCGCTCCTGCAAAACTGAACCTGTTTTTGTATATCACCGGCCAGCGCGCCGATGGTTATCACACCCTGCAAACGCTGTTCCAGTTTCTCGACTATGGCGATACGCTGACCATTGAACCCCGTCGCGACGGGAAGTTACGGCTGTTAACGCCCGTCGACGGCGTGCCGGACGAAGAAAACCTGATTATTCGCGCCGCCAGGTTGTTGATGACCGCGGCTGAATCTCACGGCCAACTGCCGGCGGGCAGCGGCGCCGATATCCGTATCGATAAACGCCTGCCGATGGGCGGCGGTTTAGGCGGTGGTTCCTCTAACGCCGCCACGGTGCTGGTGGCGTTGAACCACCTGTGGGGCTGCGGGCTTAGCGAAGACGAGCTGGCGACCCTCGGGCTTCAGCTCGGCGCCGATGTCCCGGTATTCGTGCGCGGTCACGCGGCATTTGCCGAAGGCGTCGGCGAAATTCTGACCCCGGTCGACCCACCGGAAAAATGGTATCTGGTGGCCCATCCGGGGGTAAGCATCCCAACACCGATCATTTTTCGCGATCCGGACTTACCACGGAATACCCCAAGCAGGTCAATTAATACCTTACTAAACTGTGAATTCGGCAACGATTGCGAGGTTATCGCAAGAAAACGTTTTCGTGAGGTTGATGCAACGCTTTCCTGGCTGTTAGAATACGCGCCGTCGCGCCTGACTGGCACAGGGGCCTGTGTCTTTGCTGAATTTGACACTGAATCCGCTGCTCGTCAGGTGCTGGAAAAAGCCCCGGAATGGCTGCAAGGCTTTGTTGCGCGAGGAATTAATGTCTCGCCGCTGAAGCAAGCCCTACTGAAGTAA
- the lolB gene encoding lipoprotein insertase outer membrane protein LolB → MNRLFRLLPLASLVLTACAINNPPQGPGKSPDSPQWRQHQQDVRNLHQFQTRGAFAYLSDEQKVYARFFWQQTGQDRYRLLLTNPLGSTELSLTAQPGSVQLIDNKGQTYNATDAEEMIGRLTGMPIPLNRLRQWIIGLPGDATDYSLDDQYRLRELNYTQNGKTWHVTYSGYTNDTTPTLPSNMELNNGSQRIKLKMDNWIVK, encoded by the coding sequence ATGAATCGACTGTTCCGCCTGCTGCCGTTGGCAAGCCTCGTTCTGACCGCCTGTGCAATCAACAACCCGCCGCAAGGCCCCGGCAAAAGCCCGGATTCGCCGCAGTGGCGCCAGCACCAGCAAGATGTCCGCAATCTGCATCAGTTCCAGACTCGCGGGGCGTTTGCGTATCTTTCCGATGAGCAGAAAGTGTATGCCCGCTTCTTCTGGCAGCAAACCGGTCAGGATCGCTATCGCCTGCTGCTGACCAACCCGCTTGGCAGCACCGAGCTGTCATTGACCGCGCAGCCGGGCAGCGTGCAGCTGATCGATAACAAGGGCCAGACCTATAACGCCACCGATGCCGAAGAGATGATTGGCCGCCTGACCGGTATGCCAATCCCGCTAAACAGACTGCGTCAGTGGATTATCGGTCTGCCGGGCGACGCCACCGACTATTCGTTGGATGATCAGTACCGCCTGCGCGAGCTGAACTACACGCAGAATGGTAAAACCTGGCACGTCACCTATAGCGGCTATACCAACGACACCACACCGACCCTGCCGTCGAATATGGAGTTGAACAACGGCAGCCAGCGCATCAAGCTGAAAATGGATAACTGGATTGTGAAATGA
- the hemA gene encoding glutamyl-tRNA reductase: MTLLALGINHKTAPVALRERVTFSPDTLDKALESLLAQPMVQGGVVLSTCNRTELYLSVEEQDNLQEVLIRWLCDYHGLNEEDLRKSLYWHQDNDAVSHLMRVASGLDSLVLGEPQILGQVKKAFADSSRGHLNVSELERMFQKSFSVAKRVRTETDIGASAVSVAFAACTLARQIFESLSSVTVLLVGAGETIELVARHLREHNVRKMVIANRTRERAQALANEVGADVIALSDIDERLKEADIIISSTASPLPIIGKGMVERALKARRNQPMLLVDIAVPRDVEPEVGKLANAYLYSVDDLQNIIQHNLAQRKAAAVQAESIVEQETSEFMAWLRAQSASETIREYRSQSEQVREELTAKALAALAQGGDAQDIMQDLARKLTNRLIHAPTKSLQQAARDGDDERLHILRNSLGLE, from the coding sequence ATGACCCTTTTAGCTCTTGGCATCAATCATAAAACAGCTCCGGTAGCGCTGCGAGAACGCGTAACGTTTTCGCCGGATACGCTCGATAAGGCGCTGGAGAGCTTACTGGCTCAGCCAATGGTGCAGGGCGGGGTCGTGCTATCGACCTGTAACCGTACCGAGTTGTATCTCAGCGTTGAAGAGCAGGACAACCTGCAGGAAGTGTTGATTCGCTGGCTGTGCGATTACCACGGCCTCAACGAAGAAGATCTGCGTAAAAGCCTCTACTGGCATCAGGATAATGATGCCGTCAGTCACCTGATGCGCGTCGCCAGCGGTCTTGATTCGCTGGTTCTCGGCGAACCGCAAATTCTCGGCCAGGTGAAGAAAGCCTTCGCCGACTCCAGCCGCGGCCATCTCAATGTGAGCGAACTGGAACGCATGTTCCAGAAGTCGTTCTCGGTGGCCAAGCGCGTGCGTACTGAAACCGACATCGGCGCCAGCGCGGTCTCTGTCGCATTCGCCGCCTGTACGCTGGCGCGGCAAATCTTTGAATCACTCTCCAGCGTGACGGTGTTGTTAGTCGGCGCGGGCGAAACCATCGAACTGGTCGCCCGTCATCTGCGTGAACACAACGTACGTAAGATGGTGATTGCCAACCGTACCCGCGAACGCGCGCAGGCGCTGGCGAATGAAGTCGGGGCGGACGTTATCGCCCTTAGCGATATCGACGAGCGGCTGAAAGAAGCCGATATCATTATCAGTTCTACCGCCAGCCCGCTGCCGATTATCGGCAAAGGTATGGTCGAGCGCGCGCTGAAGGCGCGTCGCAATCAGCCGATGCTGCTGGTGGACATCGCGGTGCCTCGCGATGTCGAGCCGGAAGTCGGCAAGCTGGCCAACGCCTATCTATACAGCGTCGATGACCTGCAAAATATCATTCAGCACAATCTGGCGCAGCGTAAGGCCGCGGCGGTGCAGGCGGAATCGATTGTCGAGCAGGAGACCAGCGAATTTATGGCCTGGCTGCGCGCCCAAAGCGCCAGCGAGACTATCCGCGAATATCGTTCCCAATCCGAGCAGGTTCGTGAAGAACTGACGGCGAAAGCGCTTGCTGCGCTGGCGCAGGGCGGCGATGCGCAGGACATCATGCAGGATCTGGCCCGTAAGCTAACCAACCGCCTGATCCACGCTCCAACCAAATCTCTTCAGCAGGCTGCCCGTGACGGGGATGATGAACGCCTGCATATTCTGCGCAACAGCCTCGGGCTGGAATAG
- the prfA gene encoding peptide chain release factor 1 translates to MKPSIVAKLEALYERHEEVQALLGDAATIADQDRFRALSREYAQLGDVARCYTDWRQVQDDIDTAQMMLDDPEMREMAQEELRDAKEKSEALEQQLQVLLLPKDPDDERNAFVEVRAGTGGDEAALFAGDLFRMYSRYAEARRWRVEIMSANEGEHGGFKEVIAKISGDGVYGRLKFESGGHRVQRVPATESQGRIHTSACTVAVMPELPEAEMPDINPADLRIDTFRSSGAGGQHVNTTDSAIRITHLPTGIVVECQDERSQHKNKAKALSVLGARIRAAEVAKRQQAEASTRRNLLGSGDRSDRNRTYNFPQGRVTDHRINLTLYRLDETMEGKLDMLIEPIVQEFQADQLAALSEQE, encoded by the coding sequence ATGAAGCCTTCTATTGTTGCTAAACTGGAAGCTCTGTACGAACGCCATGAAGAAGTTCAGGCGCTACTTGGCGATGCCGCCACTATTGCCGACCAGGACCGTTTCCGCGCGCTGTCGCGTGAATATGCCCAGCTGGGTGATGTCGCCCGCTGTTATACCGACTGGCGTCAGGTGCAGGACGACATCGACACCGCGCAGATGATGCTCGACGATCCGGAAATGCGCGAAATGGCGCAGGAAGAACTGCGCGATGCCAAAGAAAAAAGCGAAGCGCTGGAACAGCAATTGCAGGTCCTGTTGCTGCCGAAAGATCCGGACGATGAACGTAACGCTTTTGTGGAAGTCCGCGCCGGAACCGGCGGTGACGAAGCTGCGTTGTTCGCCGGCGATCTCTTCCGTATGTATAGCCGTTATGCCGAAGCCCGTCGTTGGCGCGTGGAAATCATGAGCGCCAACGAAGGCGAACATGGCGGATTTAAAGAAGTGATTGCCAAGATCAGCGGCGACGGCGTGTATGGCCGTCTGAAATTTGAATCCGGCGGGCATCGCGTACAGCGCGTGCCGGCGACCGAATCTCAGGGGCGTATCCACACCTCCGCTTGTACCGTGGCGGTGATGCCGGAGTTGCCGGAAGCCGAAATGCCGGATATTAACCCGGCGGATCTGCGCATCGATACCTTCCGTTCTTCTGGCGCGGGCGGCCAGCACGTCAACACCACCGACTCTGCGATCCGTATTACCCACTTGCCGACCGGTATTGTTGTCGAGTGTCAGGACGAGCGTTCGCAGCATAAAAACAAAGCCAAAGCGTTATCAGTACTGGGCGCGCGTATTCGCGCCGCTGAAGTAGCCAAACGTCAGCAGGCGGAAGCGTCTACCCGCCGCAACCTGCTGGGCAGCGGCGACCGTAGCGATCGCAACCGTACTTACAACTTCCCGCAGGGCCGCGTGACCGACCACCGCATCAACCTGACGCTGTACCGTCTGGATGAAACCATGGAAGGCAAACTGGATATGCTGATCGAGCCGATCGTGCAGGAATTCCAGGCTGACCAGCTGGCAGCCCTTTCCGAGCAGGAATGA
- the prmC gene encoding peptide chain release factor N(5)-glutamine methyltransferase — protein sequence MTFRQWLTQAIARLGASDSPRRDAEILLGHVSGKARTWILAFDETVLTSGQLAELEALLSRRVNGEPVAHLVGQREFWSLPLFVSPATLIPRPDTECLVEQALARLPQTACRILDLGTGTGAIALALASERPDCLVTAVDFMPDAAALAARNAAHLAIDNVTVLQSDWFSALSGQSFAMIVSNPPYIDEADPHLAEGDVRFEPKTALVAADQGLADLAHIIREGRQFLLPGGYMLLEHGWKQGEAVRGLFNDAGYRDVATCRDYGDNERLTLGRWPHKEQAGE from the coding sequence ATGACCTTCCGACAGTGGCTAACTCAGGCGATAGCCCGGCTCGGCGCGAGCGATAGCCCGCGTCGTGATGCCGAGATCCTGCTGGGTCACGTCAGCGGTAAAGCGCGAACCTGGATCCTCGCTTTCGACGAAACCGTACTGACGAGCGGGCAATTAGCCGAGCTGGAAGCGTTGCTGAGCCGCCGTGTCAACGGCGAGCCGGTGGCCCATCTGGTCGGCCAACGCGAATTCTGGTCGCTGCCGCTGTTTGTCTCACCGGCGACGCTGATCCCGCGTCCGGATACCGAATGTCTGGTTGAGCAGGCGTTGGCCCGTCTACCGCAGACGGCATGCCGGATCCTCGACCTTGGTACCGGTACTGGCGCTATCGCGCTGGCGCTGGCCAGCGAGCGCCCGGATTGTCTGGTGACCGCCGTTGATTTTATGCCTGACGCCGCCGCGCTTGCCGCGCGCAACGCCGCCCATCTCGCTATCGACAACGTGACTGTCCTGCAGAGTGACTGGTTTAGCGCGCTCAGCGGGCAGTCGTTCGCGATGATCGTCAGCAATCCTCCCTACATCGACGAAGCCGATCCGCATCTTGCCGAGGGTGATGTCCGCTTTGAGCCGAAAACGGCGTTGGTTGCCGCCGATCAGGGGCTGGCCGATCTGGCGCATATCATCCGCGAGGGGCGGCAGTTTCTGCTGCCCGGCGGTTATATGCTACTTGAACACGGCTGGAAGCAGGGCGAGGCGGTACGCGGGCTGTTTAACGACGCGGGCTACCGCGATGTCGCGACCTGCCGCGATTACGGTGATAACGAACGTCTGACTCTCGGGCGTTGGCCGCACAAGGAGCAAGCTGGCGAATGA
- the sirB2 gene encoding invasion regulator SirB2, whose translation MNVLTTVLYLHITCVVVSVGLFVLRYWWTYSGNALLNQRWVRIAPHCSDTLLFLSGAGLMAITHYLPFTEDGAWLTEKLFGVIIYIALGFIALGRRRPRRQQTRFIAFLLALVVLFVIVQLAITRIPLLG comes from the coding sequence ATGAATGTATTAACGACCGTACTCTATTTACATATTACCTGCGTGGTGGTGTCCGTCGGGCTTTTTGTGTTGCGCTACTGGTGGACCTACAGCGGCAACGCGTTGCTGAATCAGCGCTGGGTGCGCATTGCGCCGCACTGTAGCGATACGCTGCTGTTCCTCAGCGGCGCCGGATTAATGGCGATAACACACTATCTGCCGTTTACCGAAGACGGCGCATGGCTGACTGAAAAGCTGTTTGGCGTTATCATTTACATCGCGTTAGGATTTATTGCGCTGGGCCGACGTCGCCCGCGCCGTCAGCAGACCCGGTTTATCGCCTTTCTGCTGGCGCTGGTGGTGTTGTTCGTTATTGTCCAACTCGCCATCACAAGAATACCGTTACTGGGGTAA
- the sirB1 gene encoding invasion regulator SirB1: MRSLADFEFNKAPLCEGIVLISELIRDDFPTHFVQDELERLLKLAQEEIAASWDQERQLDRLLELFYHEWGFGASQGIYRLSDALWLDKVLVNRQGSAVSLGAILLWIAQRLALPVVPVIFPTQMLLRADPDTSEEMWLINPFNGETLDEHTLEVWLKGNISPVAELFNEDLDEADNAEVIRKLLDTLKSALMEERQMELALRASEALLQFNPEDPYEIRDRGLIYAQLECEHVALLDLNYFVEQCPEDPISEMIRAQINTISHKQITLH, translated from the coding sequence ATGAGGTCATTAGCTGATTTCGAATTTAACAAAGCGCCATTGTGCGAAGGCATAGTCCTCATTTCTGAATTGATCCGCGACGATTTTCCGACGCACTTCGTGCAGGATGAGCTGGAGCGGTTGTTAAAACTGGCGCAGGAAGAGATTGCCGCTTCCTGGGACCAGGAGCGTCAGCTCGACCGGCTGCTGGAGTTGTTCTACCACGAGTGGGGCTTCGGCGCGTCGCAGGGTATCTACCGCCTGTCTGATGCGTTATGGCTGGATAAAGTACTGGTTAATCGCCAGGGCAGCGCGGTCTCGCTGGGGGCGATTCTGTTATGGATCGCCCAGCGTTTAGCGCTGCCGGTGGTGCCGGTGATTTTCCCGACGCAGATGCTGCTGCGCGCGGACCCGGACACCAGCGAAGAGATGTGGCTGATCAACCCGTTCAACGGCGAGACGCTCGATGAACACACGCTTGAGGTGTGGCTGAAGGGCAACATCAGCCCGGTGGCCGAGCTATTCAACGAGGATCTCGACGAGGCGGATAACGCCGAAGTGATTCGCAAGCTGCTCGACACCTTGAAATCGGCGCTGATGGAAGAGCGGCAGATGGAACTGGCCCTGCGCGCCAGTGAAGCGCTGCTGCAGTTTAATCCGGAAGATCCGTATGAAATTCGCGACCGTGGGCTGATTTACGCCCAGTTGGAGTGCGAACACGTGGCGCTGCTGGATCTCAATTATTTTGTTGAGCAGTGCCCGGAGGATCCGATTAGCGAGATGATCCGCGCGCAGATCAACACGATTTCGCACAAACAAATTACATTGCATTAG
- the kdsA gene encoding 3-deoxy-8-phosphooctulonate synthase, which translates to MKQKVVSIGDINVANDLPFVLFGGMNVLESRDLAMRICEHYVTVTQKLGIPYVFKASFDKANRSSIHSYRGPGLEEGMKIFQELKQTFGVKIITDVHEASQAQPVADVVDVIQLPAFLARQTDLVEAMAKTGAVINVKKPQFVSPGQMGNIVDKFIEGGNDKVILCDRGANFGYDNLVVDMLGFGVMKKASNNSPVIFDVTHALQCRDPFGAASGGRRAQVTELARAGMAVGIAGLFIEAHPDPEHAKCDGPSALPLAKLEPFLKQMKAIDDLVKSFDELDTSN; encoded by the coding sequence ATGAAACAAAAAGTGGTTAGCATTGGTGATATCAACGTAGCAAACGACCTGCCGTTCGTGCTGTTTGGCGGAATGAACGTGCTGGAGTCCCGCGATCTTGCGATGCGTATCTGCGAACATTATGTGACCGTCACGCAAAAGCTGGGCATTCCGTATGTGTTCAAAGCCTCTTTTGATAAAGCCAACCGTTCTTCCATTCACTCCTATCGCGGCCCGGGTCTGGAAGAAGGGATGAAGATTTTCCAGGAGCTGAAGCAGACTTTCGGCGTGAAAATCATCACCGACGTTCACGAAGCCAGCCAGGCGCAGCCGGTGGCCGATGTGGTTGACGTGATCCAGCTGCCTGCGTTCCTCGCGCGCCAGACCGATCTGGTGGAAGCGATGGCCAAAACCGGCGCGGTTATCAACGTGAAAAAACCGCAGTTCGTGAGCCCGGGTCAGATGGGCAATATCGTCGATAAATTCATCGAAGGCGGTAACGACAAAGTTATCCTTTGCGATCGCGGCGCGAATTTCGGCTACGACAACCTGGTTGTGGATATGCTGGGCTTCGGCGTGATGAAGAAAGCCTCCAACAACTCGCCGGTTATCTTTGACGTGACCCACGCGCTGCAGTGCCGCGACCCGTTCGGCGCCGCATCCGGCGGCCGCCGCGCGCAGGTGACCGAACTGGCTCGCGCCGGGATGGCGGTCGGTATCGCGGGTCTGTTCATCGAAGCGCACCCGGATCCGGAACACGCGAAATGCGACGGCCCGTCCGCGCTGCCGCTGGCTAAACTGGAGCCGTTCCTGAAGCAAATGAAAGCGATCGACGATCTGGTGAAGAGCTTCGACGAGCTGGATACCAGCAACTAA